Proteins from one Mercurialis annua linkage group LG7, ddMerAnnu1.2, whole genome shotgun sequence genomic window:
- the LOC126654426 gene encoding uncharacterized protein LOC126654426, whose translation MVGLSNGEKNFIQGGISQNLRCDGRKRYDYRPIFVETGVIPQANGSARVRIGATEVIASVKAELGRPSVLHPDKGKVSIYVDCSAVAEPMFEGRGGEELSAELSAALERCLLGGKSGEGAGIDLASLLVAEGKICWDLYVDGLVISSDGNLLDALGAAIKAALSNTGIPKVNVAAGGSGDEQPEVDISDEEFLQFDTSAVPVIVTLLKVGRHYIVDATSEEESHMSSAISVSINRRGHICGLTKRGGAGIDPSIISDIISVAKHISEQLIDKLDSEISAAEAGEDEQ comes from the exons ATGGTAGGACTTTCAAATGGGGAAAAGAATTTTATACAGGGCGGAATCAGTCAAAACCTTCGTTGTGATGGTCGAAAACGATATGATTATCGACCCATTTTTGTCGAAACTGGAGTCATTCCTCAG GCAAATGGCTCGGCGCGAGTCAGGATTGGTGCAACTGAGGTTATTGCTAGTGTGAAG GCTGAACTTGGAAGGCCAAGTGTATTGCATCCTGACAAGGGAAAAGTTTCTATATATGTTGATTGTAGTGCAGTTGCAGAACCAATGTTTGAG GGAAGAGGGGGCGAGGAGCTGTCAGCAGAACTTTCCGCAGCACTTGAACGTTGTCTTTTGGGTGGTAAAAGTGGAGAAG GGGCTGGAATTGATCTAGCATCTCTGTTAGTTGCAGAAGGAAAAATCTGTTGGGATCTTTACGTTGATGGCCTTGTCATCAGTTCTGATGGAAATCTTCTAGATGCTCTAGGTGCTGCAATTAAG GCTGCCTTAAGCAATACTGGCATACCAAAAGTCAATGTGGCAGCCGGGGGATCTGGTGATGAGCAACCAGAGGTTGACATAAGCGATGAAGAGTTTCTTCAGTTTGACACATCGGCAGTTCCTGTTATAGTTACATTACTGAAG GTGGGGAGGCACTATATTGTTGATGCAACTTCAGAAGAGGAGTCACATATGAGCTCTGCCATTTCTGTTTCGATTAACAGGAGAGGGCACATTTGTGGGCTGACGAAACGAGGAGGTGCAGGTATCGATCCGAGCATAATTTCTGACATCATATCTGTCGCTAAACATATCAGTGAGCAGCTAATTGATAAACTGGATTCTGAAATATCTGCTGCTGAGGCTGGTGAAGATGAACAATGA
- the LOC126654472 gene encoding pentatricopeptide repeat-containing protein At4g26680, mitochondrial has translation MGIFQLRQFSNLLDSMSMNPNSPKTLIFRKNWNLIPIPNRTLPEPKGQDLDFVNVAYSHLIHSDWEKLGSLSTRLTPFRVKHILLKTQKDHVLSLEFFNWVQTRNPDSHTLETRSMILHILTKNRKFKSAEFILKSVLVKGLSIDFPDKLFEAILYSYRMCDSSPRVFDSLFKTYAHMKKFRNATDTFFQMKGYGFLPTVESCNAYLSSLIDLNRVDIALRFYKEMRKCRISPNVYTLNMVMSSFCKSGKLEKAVQVFEEMERVGISPNDTSYNTLIAGYCRNGLLNSAAKLKNSMREKGVEANVVTYNSLINGFRKQGNMNEASRVFSEMKVLNVAPNTITYNTLINGYSRAGNTEMGRRLHEEMSRDGVKSDILTYNALILGLCKEGKTKKAAYMVKELDKENLVPNASTFSALITGQCMRNNSDRAFQLYKSMTRAGCHPNEQTFDMLLSSFCKNEDFEGAFQVLIEMFERCVSPGSDVLLEIYNGLCQSGKEHLAMNLSGKLKDRHVMTECVEEVEPINSTVER, from the coding sequence ATGGGTATTTTTCAATTGCGTCAATTTTCAAATCTGCTAGATTCTATGTCCATGAACCCTAATTCtcccaaaaccctaattttcagGAAGAATTGGAATCTAATCCCAATTCCCAATAGAACACTCCCTGAACCAAAGGGTCAAGATCTTGATTTTGTTAATGTTGCTTACAGTCATTTAATTCACTCTGACTGGGAAAAACTTGGGTCTTTGTCTACCCGTTTGACACCATTTAGAGTTAAGCACATTTTGCTCAAGACTCAAAAAGATCATGTTTTATCTCTTGAATTCTTTAACTGGGTTCAAACCCGTAACCCCGATTCGCATACGCTTGAAACCCGGTCAATGATTCTTCACATTTTGACGAAAAACCGAAAATTTAAATCTGCCGAGTTCATTTTGAAGAGTGTTCTTGTTAAGGGTTTATCTATTGATTTTCCGGATAAGCTGTTTGAAGCGATTCTTTATTCTTATCGAATGTGTGATTCTTCACCTCGTGTGTTTGATTCGTTGTTTAAGACGTATGCGCATATGAAAAAGTTTCGGAATGCTACTGATACGTTCTTTCAGATGAAGGGTTATGGATTTTTGCCTACTGTTGAGTCTTGCAATGCTTATTTGAGCTCGCTGATTGATTTAAATCGGGTGGATATTGCGTTGAGATTTTATAAAGAAATGCGAAAATGTAGGATATCGCCAAATGTGTACACTTTAAACATGGTTATGTCTTCGTTTTGCAAATCGGGAAAACTTGAAAAGGCGGTTCAAGTGTTTGAGGAAATGGAAAGAGTCGGAATCAGTCCTAATGATACGTCTTACAATACCTTGATTGCTGGGTATTGTCGGAATGGTCTTTTGAACTCAGCTGCGAAGCTTAAAAACTCGATGAGGGAGAAAGGTGTGGAGGCAAATGTGGTTACTTACAATAGTCTGATTAATGGATTTCGCAAACAAGGGAACATGAATGAAGCTAGTAGAGTTTTTAGTGAGATGAAAGTCTTGAATGTGGCTCCTAATACCATAACTTATAATACGTTGATAAATGGATACAGCCGAGCTGGGAATACCGAAATGGGGAGAAGGTTACATGAGGAAATGTCAAGGGATGGGGTAAAATCGGATATATTGACGTATAATGCGTTGATTTTGGGTCTTTGCAAGGAGGGTAAGACCAAGAAAGCTGCATATATGGTTAAAGAGCTTGATAAAGAAAATTTAGTCCCAAATGCCTCGACCTTTTCGGCTCTTATTACGGGTCAGTGTATGAGAAATAACTCAGACCGCGCCTTTCAGTTGTATAAAAGTATGACGAGGGCTGGTTGTCATCCTAACGAACAAACTTTCGACATGCTGTTATCTTCCTTCTGCAAGAATGAGGATTTTGAAGGAGCATTTCAAGTCttgattgaaatgtttgaaaGGTGTGTGTCTCCTGGTTCTGATGTTTTGTTGGAAATTTACAACGGGCTTTGCCAAAGTGGAAAAGAACATTTAGCGATGAATTTAAGCGGAAAATTGAAAGATAGACATGTAATGACAGAATGTGTTGAAGAAGTTGAACCTATCAACTCAACAGTAGAGAGATGA
- the LOC126654848 gene encoding senescence-specific cysteine protease SAG39-like — translation MASFFKLGYFFLVMAMWVGQISCRDLHVNSLSMKERHEKWMVKHGKVYKDEKEKSKRFEIFQSNVAYIEWFNAVRKESYVLGVNRFADLTNDEFTGIWNGYKRPLGKPRAVTPFMYGNVTVLPSSIDWRRRGAVTPIKDQKKCGSCWAFSAVAATEGIHKLRTGKLVSLSEQELVDCDRGEDQGCQGGLMEDAFKFIKRNKGITTEANYPYRGVDGKCNTKRESSKVAKITGYHVVPSNSEAALLKAVAHQPISVSIDAGSVSFQFYKGGVYTGSCGTDLNHGVVAVGYGRSSSGSKYWIVKNSWGTGWGERGYVRMKRDVRSKKGLCGIAMDSSYPTA, via the exons aTGGCTTCATTCTTCAAATTAGGTTATTTTTTCTTGGTTATGGCAATGTGGGTAGGTCAAATTTCCTGCCGTGATCTTCACGTCAACTCGTTATCCATGAAAGAACGACACGAGAAGTGGATGGTTAAACACGGAAAGGTTTACAAAGACGAGAAAGAGAAATCGAAAAGATTTGAGATTTTCCAAAGTAATGTTGCGTATATTGAATGGTTTAATGCCGTTAGAAAAGAATCTTACGTTCTTGGAGTTAACAGATTTGCGGATTTAACTAACGATGAGTTTACGGGTATTTGGAATGGTTACAAGAGGCCTCTTGGTAAACCAAGAGCCGTAACGCCGTTTATGTACGGGAATGTTACTGTTTTGCCTTCGAGTATTGATTGGAGAAGACGGGGAGCTGTTACTCCAATCAAGGATCAAAAGAAATGTG GAAGTTGCTGGGCTTTCTCAGCCGTAGCAGCAACAGAAGGCATCCACAAGCTAAGAACCGGAAAACTAGTCTCACTCTCCGAACAAGAGCTCGTAGACTGCGACAGAGGCGAAGATCAAGGCTGTCAAGGCGGACTAATGGAAGACGCATTCAAATTCATCAAACGAAACAAAGGAATCACAACCGAAGCTAACTACCCATACAGAGGAGTCGACGGGAAATGCAACACCAAAAGAGAATCCTCCAAAGTAGCCAAAATCACCGGCTACCATGTCGTCCCCTCGAACAGCGAAGCTGCATTGCTAAAAGCTGTGGCTCACCAACCTATATCGGTATCCATTGACGCCGGTTCAGTGTCATTTCAGTTCTATAAAGGCGGTGTGTATACGGGCAGCTGTGGAACTGATTTGAACCATGGTGTTGTGGCGGTAGGGTATGGAAGAAGTAGCTCGGGTTCGAAGTATTGGATTGTGAAAAACTCATGGGGGACGGGCTGGGGTGAACGAGGTTACGTGCGGATGAAGAGAGATGTTAGATCAAAAAAAGGGCTTTGTGGTATAGCTATGGATAGTTCTTATCCGACTGCTTAA